One stretch of Nocardia mangyaensis DNA includes these proteins:
- the brxD gene encoding BREX system ATP-binding protein BrxD encodes MGNVSARRRHDIIEALRRGAVPVNGLDVLAVGLDRFTEALDADLDRVASGGSVFKAVRGEYGAGKTFFTRWLAERAKRRGFAVAEVQISETETPLHRMETVYRRLVEQLSTEQFPPSALRPILDGWIFALEEDVLADGTVSENDAEALDAAVGKLLEQRLADISRSTPGFAAALRGYRAAGAAGDHAGADGLAAWLGGQPHVAAGVRREAGVKGDLDHFGALSFVQGLLTVLRDSGHDGLLVVLDEVETLQRVRSDARDKALNALRQLVDDVHGGRFPGLYLVITGTPAFYDGQQGVQRLAPLAQRLATDFGPDPRWDNPRATQIRLPGFTIEALVELGGKVTDLYTAAYDCPRVSETVDAAYIEDLARAVTGRLGGNVGIAPRVFLKKLVSDVLDRVEQFPEWDPRKHYALTLRGDELTEVERNAVSADDIDLPL; translated from the coding sequence ATCGGGAACGTGTCTGCCCGGCGCCGCCACGACATCATCGAGGCACTGCGCCGGGGTGCGGTGCCGGTCAACGGACTCGATGTGCTGGCGGTCGGGCTCGACCGGTTCACCGAGGCCCTCGACGCGGACCTGGACCGAGTCGCCAGCGGCGGCAGCGTGTTCAAGGCGGTCCGCGGTGAATACGGTGCAGGTAAAACGTTTTTCACCCGCTGGTTGGCTGAACGGGCCAAGCGGCGGGGCTTCGCGGTCGCCGAGGTGCAGATCTCGGAGACCGAGACGCCGCTGCATCGGATGGAGACGGTGTATCGGCGACTGGTGGAACAACTCTCGACGGAACAGTTCCCGCCCAGCGCGCTGCGGCCCATTCTCGACGGGTGGATCTTCGCGCTCGAGGAAGACGTTCTCGCCGACGGCACCGTGTCAGAAAACGACGCGGAAGCCCTCGACGCGGCGGTCGGGAAACTGCTGGAACAGCGCCTCGCTGACATCTCCCGCAGCACACCAGGTTTCGCGGCCGCCCTACGCGGCTACCGTGCGGCTGGCGCGGCCGGTGACCACGCGGGCGCGGACGGGCTCGCGGCGTGGCTCGGCGGGCAACCGCATGTCGCCGCGGGTGTCCGGCGTGAGGCTGGCGTCAAAGGCGACCTGGACCACTTCGGTGCGTTGAGTTTCGTTCAGGGACTGCTGACCGTTCTGCGTGACAGCGGGCACGACGGGCTGCTTGTCGTGCTCGATGAGGTCGAGACCTTGCAGCGGGTTCGCTCCGACGCCAGGGACAAGGCGTTGAACGCGTTGCGGCAGCTCGTCGACGACGTTCACGGCGGCCGATTCCCCGGCCTGTACCTGGTGATCACGGGAACACCAGCGTTCTACGACGGGCAGCAGGGTGTCCAACGATTGGCGCCGTTGGCGCAGCGACTGGCCACCGACTTCGGCCCCGACCCGCGCTGGGACAACCCCCGGGCGACGCAGATCCGGTTGCCCGGCTTCACGATCGAGGCACTGGTCGAACTCGGCGGGAAGGTCACCGACCTGTACACCGCGGCCTACGACTGCCCCCGAGTGTCCGAAACCGTCGACGCCGCCTACATCGAGGACTTGGCGCGCGCGGTGACGGGCCGGCTCGGCGGCAACGTCGGGATCGCGCCGCGGGTGTTCCTGAAGAAGCTGGTGTCGGACGTGCTCGACCGGGTCGAGCAGTTCCCCGAGTGGGATCCGCGCAAGCATTACGCGTTGACGCTGCGTGGCGATGAACTGACCGAGGTCGAACGGAACGCGGTCTCGGCCGACGACATCGATCTGCCGCTGTGA
- the pglZ gene encoding BREX-2 system phosphatase PglZ: protein MSREPVRPAVIRRKVESWLGEKEDTRRVIALRAIPQWPGDPVLRIGETTARVVPCPTPLAVRAALHDRSGDERLVLLTELSDSELGDGLLAHLSRAQVRSVDRWDLVRQMFETNNLDPSIVDSRYGGGSWIADALAQYAPESGWPAPPGVIVTRDHVLRCLTAQLSGLAPDQLDAGGLLDWSSDAAKVLRFSKLPGDLLEGIASYLTDIAGPAAVPIMAAVRAGYGSDAIPLGLLAAAAWPTSTASIGPAAGRAAAVADVGTVVAVTRARLEPFFGGNRLTDAQANALRATAEAWVVRASDTDPHAVARMFHRAEKLAVDIDAVATLGASDLLPTGFAMRMRDFGIAVQAALSSKTVTVDKVAAAQTKLDVVEGHRTATEDHHRVETARMAVRLLRWLALPESAAPRTLLEALQRQILVDGWVDRARLDVFAGDVDIAEAYKELYRRVDARRARHDEQFAVLLAADTAAEAQPGAMLRVEDVLDRVVAPILRRKPVLLIVLDGMSVAAATELAESVTRTGTWLELTPGGGPRAGVLAALPTITEVSRCSLLSGRIAVGQADAERAAFAGRYPDGMLVHKGGQRSGAGSVLDAAVTDAVADDRVRLVAAVVNTIDDALDRSTPGITVWSTDTVAAVRDLMTYARNRVVVMISDHGHVIDRGPDAKVVASPSSENRWRPAQPPAGDGEVAVHGSRVGKGGGAVVLPWREELRYGPRKEGYHGGAAPAEAVIPLLVFTAGDDKDVPGWAGAPVAGPDWWREALPDTPLVLETKTGKRSTPEPSLFDDVDASPAEAAQQVARPAMIEALLVSDVYAQRKKGNPRGLLPDDRVAALLAALLAGGGRATMDTMAAHAGVPAHRITGTVTALRKLLQVEGYPVLDIDADGQTVKLDTALLCEQFQLGQP from the coding sequence ATGAGCCGGGAACCGGTGCGGCCGGCGGTGATTCGCCGGAAAGTCGAGTCCTGGCTGGGGGAGAAGGAAGACACCCGCCGGGTCATCGCGTTGCGCGCGATCCCGCAGTGGCCGGGTGATCCGGTGCTGCGGATCGGTGAGACCACGGCCCGTGTCGTCCCGTGTCCCACTCCGCTGGCGGTGCGGGCCGCGTTGCATGACCGGTCCGGTGATGAGCGGCTGGTGCTGCTCACCGAACTCAGCGACAGTGAGCTCGGCGACGGCCTGCTCGCACATTTGAGTCGCGCGCAGGTGCGCAGTGTCGACCGGTGGGACCTGGTCCGGCAGATGTTCGAGACCAACAATCTGGACCCCAGCATCGTGGACAGCCGCTACGGCGGCGGCAGCTGGATCGCCGACGCCCTCGCTCAGTACGCGCCCGAATCGGGTTGGCCGGCGCCGCCCGGCGTGATCGTCACCCGCGACCACGTGTTGCGGTGTCTGACCGCGCAATTGTCGGGTCTGGCACCCGACCAGCTCGACGCCGGTGGCCTGCTGGACTGGAGCAGCGACGCGGCGAAAGTGTTGCGGTTCAGCAAACTACCCGGCGACCTGCTCGAAGGAATCGCCAGCTATCTCACCGACATCGCCGGTCCGGCGGCGGTGCCGATCATGGCGGCGGTCCGTGCCGGGTACGGCAGCGACGCGATTCCGCTGGGTCTGCTCGCCGCCGCCGCCTGGCCCACGTCAACAGCGTCGATTGGTCCTGCCGCTGGGCGGGCAGCCGCAGTGGCCGATGTCGGGACGGTGGTCGCGGTCACGCGGGCCCGGCTCGAACCATTCTTCGGTGGCAACCGCCTGACTGATGCGCAGGCCAACGCGCTGCGGGCCACCGCGGAAGCCTGGGTGGTCCGCGCTTCCGACACCGACCCGCACGCGGTGGCCAGAATGTTCCACCGCGCGGAGAAACTGGCTGTCGACATCGACGCTGTCGCCACGCTGGGTGCTTCAGACCTGCTGCCGACCGGTTTCGCGATGCGGATGCGGGACTTCGGTATTGCGGTTCAGGCCGCGTTGTCGTCGAAGACCGTGACAGTCGACAAGGTCGCTGCCGCGCAGACGAAGCTCGACGTCGTCGAAGGACACCGGACCGCGACAGAGGACCACCACCGGGTCGAGACCGCGCGGATGGCGGTGCGGTTGTTGCGGTGGCTCGCCCTCCCGGAGTCCGCTGCGCCACGCACGCTGCTCGAGGCGTTGCAGCGGCAGATCCTGGTCGACGGCTGGGTGGACCGTGCCCGCCTGGATGTGTTCGCCGGTGACGTCGACATCGCCGAGGCGTACAAGGAGCTGTACCGCCGGGTCGACGCGCGGCGGGCACGCCACGACGAACAGTTCGCGGTCCTGCTGGCCGCCGACACCGCCGCGGAAGCGCAGCCGGGCGCGATGCTGCGGGTCGAGGACGTGCTGGATCGGGTGGTCGCGCCGATCCTGCGGCGCAAACCGGTCCTGCTGATCGTGCTCGACGGGATGAGCGTGGCCGCGGCGACCGAACTCGCCGAATCAGTGACCCGCACCGGGACTTGGCTTGAGCTCACACCCGGCGGTGGTCCGCGTGCGGGTGTGCTCGCGGCGTTGCCGACGATCACCGAGGTCAGCCGGTGCAGCCTGCTGTCGGGGCGGATCGCGGTCGGGCAGGCGGACGCGGAACGGGCCGCGTTCGCTGGGCGGTACCCGGACGGGATGTTGGTGCACAAAGGTGGCCAGCGATCAGGAGCCGGGTCGGTCCTTGATGCGGCGGTGACCGACGCGGTGGCCGATGACCGGGTCCGGCTGGTCGCCGCCGTGGTGAACACCATCGATGACGCGCTGGACCGCAGCACGCCGGGCATCACGGTGTGGAGCACCGACACGGTCGCCGCCGTACGGGATTTGATGACCTACGCGCGGAACCGGGTCGTGGTCATGATCTCCGACCACGGTCATGTGATCGACCGCGGTCCCGACGCGAAGGTCGTGGCGTCGCCGTCGAGCGAAAACCGTTGGCGCCCAGCGCAACCCCCTGCTGGTGACGGGGAGGTCGCCGTGCACGGGTCGCGGGTCGGTAAGGGCGGCGGCGCGGTGGTGTTGCCGTGGCGCGAGGAGTTGCGGTACGGGCCGCGCAAGGAGGGCTATCACGGTGGGGCCGCACCCGCCGAAGCGGTGATCCCGCTGCTCGTGTTCACCGCCGGCGACGACAAGGATGTACCCGGGTGGGCCGGTGCGCCGGTCGCCGGCCCCGACTGGTGGCGCGAGGCGCTGCCCGACACCCCGTTGGTGCTCGAGACGAAGACCGGCAAACGGTCCACGCCGGAACCGAGCTTGTTCGACGACGTCGACGCCAGCCCTGCCGAGGCTGCGCAGCAGGTGGCGCGTCCGGCGATGATCGAGGCGCTACTGGTGAGCGATGTCTACGCCCAGCGTAAGAAGGGGAACCCTCGCGGATTGCTGCCCGATGACCGGGTCGCGGCGTTGCTGGCCGCGTTGCTGGCCGGTGGTGGGCGGGCCACGATGGATACCATGGCCGCACACGCGGGAGTGCCCGCGCACCGGATCACCGGCACTGTCACCGCGCTACGAAAGTTGTTGCAGGTGGAGGGCTATCCAGTCTTGGACATCGACGCGGACGGTCAGACCGTGAAGCTGGACACCGCGCTGCTGTGTGAGCAGTTCCAGCTGGGGCAGCCGTGA